Proteins found in one uncultured Desulfuromonas sp. genomic segment:
- the thiL gene encoding thiamine-phosphate kinase: MTSFTSLAQAGEFGLIERIKRQARQGDNLLLGIGDDCSATHVAEGKVLLTSKDLLIEEIHFRRCWTDMYSLGRKSAAVNLSDIAAMGGTPLHLYLGVGLPADLSLTEIDNFSRGFLDESDQAGACLCGGDTCRSPDKLIISVTVQGSVSATEMLSRKTAQEGEALFVSGTLGDSALALALLQRGENPSDFLSQRHHRPTPRLALGQALAQHGIASSMIDVSDGLLSDLGHILKQSGLGAHIDQQQIPLSNEVRHHLQGHPDDEELILQGGEDYELLFSAPSRYSDDLEALSHRLNVPITRIGTLLNAEQGLTIVQFDGEEKQVEARGFNHFRL; encoded by the coding sequence ATGACCTCATTCACATCTCTGGCACAGGCGGGTGAATTCGGCCTTATCGAACGGATAAAACGTCAGGCTCGTCAGGGTGACAACCTGCTCCTCGGTATTGGCGATGATTGCTCTGCTACTCATGTTGCGGAGGGGAAAGTTCTGCTGACCAGCAAGGATCTGCTGATCGAGGAGATTCACTTCCGTCGCTGCTGGACAGATATGTACAGCCTGGGCCGTAAGAGTGCGGCAGTGAATTTGAGCGACATTGCCGCCATGGGTGGTACGCCGCTTCACCTTTACCTTGGGGTCGGGCTGCCTGCTGATCTCAGCCTGACTGAGATCGACAATTTCAGCCGTGGTTTTCTTGATGAAAGTGATCAGGCTGGTGCTTGTTTATGTGGTGGAGATACTTGCCGCAGTCCTGACAAACTGATCATCTCTGTGACAGTGCAAGGCAGCGTCAGCGCGACAGAAATGCTCAGCCGTAAAACCGCCCAGGAGGGAGAAGCTCTGTTTGTCTCCGGCACCCTGGGTGACAGTGCTCTGGCTCTGGCGCTGCTGCAACGCGGTGAAAACCCCAGTGACTTTTTATCCCAGCGCCATCATCGCCCAACACCGCGCCTGGCCCTGGGGCAAGCCCTGGCTCAGCACGGGATCGCCAGCAGTATGATTGACGTTTCCGACGGACTGCTCTCGGATCTGGGCCATATTCTTAAACAATCAGGCCTTGGTGCCCATATTGATCAGCAGCAGATCCCTCTATCCAATGAAGTTCGTCACCATCTTCAAGGGCACCCGGACGATGAAGAGTTGATTCTTCAGGGTGGCGAAGATTACGAACTGCTGTTTTCGGCGCCCTCGCGCTACAGCGACGACCTCGAAGCCCTGAGCCATCGCCTCAATGTGCCGATCACCCGGATTGGCACTCTACTCAATGCCGAACAGGGGCTGACCATTGTTCAGTTTGACGGCGAAGAAAAACAGGTTGAGGCCCGCGGGTTCAACCACTTCCGGTTATGA
- a CDS encoding outer membrane lipoprotein carrier protein LolA, translating into MRHLLLFIALTLIAAPTFAADLTADQLLDRVQQRFSDPHHAQAIHDFSAQFYQKAYIASLGRTRTGRGTISMRFDNQDPANSKTLLRWIYEVPSNQQIYSNGTTLWVYLPENNQVMISQLDDSLDQSNDPMLFLRNLGRLEQFFSAEVIGSPDDQSNTYRLELTPKKPSAYIQTLILSLPKWITEAQLPQALPLQRAAIVDQTGNQTEIEFRHVTLNQAPKTEQFVFKLPEKVEIIKASDLKLNLK; encoded by the coding sequence ATGCGTCACCTTTTGCTCTTTATTGCCCTGACCCTGATCGCGGCACCGACATTTGCCGCAGACCTTACGGCGGATCAACTTCTCGACCGCGTCCAACAGCGTTTCTCCGACCCTCATCATGCCCAGGCCATTCATGATTTCAGCGCGCAATTTTATCAGAAAGCCTACATCGCCAGCCTGGGACGCACCCGCACCGGACGTGGCACCATCAGCATGCGTTTTGACAATCAGGATCCGGCGAACTCAAAAACACTGCTGCGCTGGATTTACGAAGTCCCCAGTAATCAACAGATCTATTCCAACGGCACCACTCTGTGGGTATATCTACCTGAAAACAATCAGGTAATGATTTCTCAGTTGGATGACTCACTCGACCAGAGCAACGATCCGATGCTGTTTTTACGAAATCTTGGTCGATTGGAACAGTTTTTCTCTGCCGAAGTGATTGGCAGCCCGGATGATCAGTCCAACACGTACCGCCTCGAACTGACACCGAAAAAACCATCAGCCTACATCCAGACACTCATCCTGAGTTTGCCGAAATGGATTACGGAGGCCCAACTACCGCAGGCCCTGCCGTTGCAACGCGCGGCCATTGTCGATCAGACCGGCAACCAGACCGAGATCGAATTTCGCCATGTCACGCTCAATCAGGCGCCGAAAACCGAGCAGTTTGTTTTCAAACTGCCTGAAAAGGTTGAAATTATCAAAGCGTCTGATTTAAAGTTGAACCTCAAATAA
- a CDS encoding YajQ family cyclic di-GMP-binding protein, which translates to MPSFDIVSKIDLQEVDNAVNQTRKEVTQRYDFKGTHNEIELNKEAISILAADDYKLDAIIDILKGKLTRRNVSAKCLDFGKKESASAGAVRQPITLIQGISKEKAKELVKMIKDTKLKVQPQIMEDEVRVSGKKIDDLQEVMQLLKSKDLDIELQFVNMRS; encoded by the coding sequence ATGCCCAGCTTTGATATTGTTTCTAAGATTGACCTTCAGGAAGTGGATAACGCCGTCAACCAGACCCGCAAAGAGGTGACCCAGCGTTACGATTTTAAAGGCACCCATAACGAGATTGAGCTCAACAAGGAGGCCATTTCCATCCTGGCCGCCGATGACTACAAACTCGACGCCATTATTGACATTCTCAAGGGCAAGCTGACCCGGCGTAACGTCTCAGCCAAGTGTCTCGACTTCGGCAAAAAGGAAAGCGCTTCGGCCGGAGCCGTTCGTCAACCCATCACCCTTATTCAAGGCATTTCCAAAGAGAAAGCCAAAGAACTGGTGAAAATGATCAAGGACACCAAATTGAAGGTGCAGCCCCAGATCATGGAAGATGAAGTACGCGTGTCCGGCAAAAAAATTGATGACCTCCAGGAAGTAATGCAACTGCTTAAATCGAAAGACCTCGATATTGAACTGCAGTTTGTCAATATGCGTTCCTGA
- the rimO gene encoding 30S ribosomal protein S12 methylthiotransferase RimO, whose product MSREKVCLVSLGCPKNLVDAEVMLGHLPPDRFEIITQEEAADILIINTCAFISDAQEESVDTILEAARFKDEGQCRMLIVTGCLPQRYREELAAELPEVDLFMGTGDAARIVELIDQWKAEQNQLNAISAEPQALYDHMTPRAKASPFYSAYVKIAEGCSNHCSYCIIPKLRGMLRSRNINSIVAEVRKLVTEGVKEVNLIAQDITAFGQDRSDGATLEKLLQELVKIEGLNWLRLLYAYPDGISDELIDLIATEDKICNYLDLPLQHINDDILSMMNRRIDEQGIRQLISRLRERIPGMTLRTSFIVGFPGETDAQYQQLLEFVEEGHFDRVGVFRYSREEGTAAAKLDQQVDETIKKRRLDKLMKAQSRVSFRKHRPLVGKVVPVLIEGYSEETELLLQGRSPSQAPDIDGLVYVTSGQADVGDIVDLKITDTTEYDLIGEMVGFEESLDS is encoded by the coding sequence TTGTCCAGAGAAAAAGTCTGCCTGGTCAGCCTTGGCTGCCCGAAGAACCTTGTTGATGCCGAAGTGATGCTCGGCCATCTGCCGCCGGACCGCTTTGAGATCATCACCCAAGAAGAGGCGGCGGACATTCTCATCATCAACACCTGCGCCTTCATCAGCGATGCTCAGGAAGAATCCGTCGACACCATCCTCGAAGCAGCGCGATTCAAGGACGAAGGTCAGTGTCGCATGCTCATTGTCACCGGCTGCCTGCCTCAACGCTACCGCGAGGAACTGGCGGCCGAGCTCCCGGAAGTCGACCTGTTCATGGGTACCGGTGATGCCGCACGTATTGTCGAACTGATCGACCAGTGGAAGGCCGAACAAAATCAGCTCAACGCCATCAGCGCTGAACCTCAGGCACTGTACGACCACATGACACCACGCGCCAAGGCGTCACCATTTTACAGTGCTTACGTCAAAATCGCCGAAGGCTGCTCCAATCATTGTTCCTATTGCATCATTCCAAAACTACGCGGCATGTTGCGTTCGCGTAACATCAATTCCATTGTTGCTGAGGTGCGCAAACTGGTGACGGAGGGGGTTAAGGAAGTCAACCTCATCGCCCAGGACATCACAGCCTTTGGTCAGGATCGCAGTGACGGTGCAACCTTGGAAAAACTGCTTCAGGAACTGGTTAAAATTGAAGGCCTGAACTGGCTGCGTCTGCTGTATGCCTATCCTGACGGCATCAGCGATGAACTGATCGATCTGATCGCAACAGAAGATAAAATCTGCAACTACCTCGATTTGCCCCTGCAACACATCAATGATGACATCCTGTCCATGATGAACCGACGCATTGACGAACAAGGGATTCGTCAACTCATCAGTCGACTGCGTGAACGCATTCCCGGCATGACCTTGCGCACCTCGTTCATTGTTGGCTTCCCCGGTGAGACGGACGCCCAATACCAGCAACTGCTCGAATTTGTTGAAGAGGGGCATTTTGACCGGGTCGGCGTGTTCCGTTATTCACGAGAAGAGGGCACTGCAGCCGCCAAATTGGACCAACAGGTGGATGAAACCATCAAAAAGCGCCGTCTCGACAAGCTGATGAAAGCCCAGAGCCGGGTATCGTTTCGCAAACACCGCCCCCTGGTCGGCAAGGTGGTTCCCGTGTTGATTGAGGGTTACAGCGAAGAAACGGAACTGCTGCTGCAGGGCCGCAGCCCGAGTCAGGCACCGGATATTGATGGTCTGGTGTACGTCACCTCAGGGCAGGCCGATGTCGGTGATATCGTTGATCTGAAAATCACCGATACCACCGAATATGATCTGATTGGTGAGATGGTGGGGTTTGAAGAGTCACTGGATAGTTAA
- the clpB gene encoding ATP-dependent chaperone ClpB, whose product MQRDQVTRNSQQALQAARQLALDRGHAEIDAEHLFVALLQQPDGLVPNLLEKLAVKPHDIQQQLELILKKRPQVSGPGHDNIYLSSRLDKLITAAQREAEALKDDYISVEHLLLGLFSDDKKTDLGQLCARYQLTKKRLLEVLADVRGHQRVTSEDPESTYQVLEKYGRDLVAAVRDGKLDPVIGRDDEIRRVIRILSRKTKNNPVLIGEPGVGKTAIVEGLAQRILRGDVPDGMRDKTIFALDMGALIAGAKYRGEFEERLKAVLNEIRSSDGRILLFIDELHTIVGAGKTEGAMDAGNMLKPMLARGELHCIGATTLDEYRRHIEKDAALERRFQPVMVDQPTVEDSISILRGLKERFEVHHGVKIQDQALVAAATLSQRYISERFLPDKAIDLVDEACAMVRTEIDSMPAAMDTAARRVMQLEIEEAALVKEKDAASQERLKALQEELAEQKHIVDSFRAQWDVEKAGLQKIQQLREQIEQANLQLAAAERDYDLNTAAEIRHGRLPQLEQQLVDLEKDASERPEGQRLLHESVGADEIAGIVARWTGIPMERMLEGEREKLLKLDEHLHERVIGQDEAVQLVSDAVVRARAGIKDPKRPMGSFIFLGPTGVGKTELARALAAALFDSEEHIVRIDMSEYMEKHSISRLVGAPPGYVGYDEGGQLTEAVRRRPYSVVLFDEIEKAHPDIFNVLLQIMDDGRVTDSHGRTVDFKNTVIIMTSNIGSEYLLQDEGGDEVSETTRQAVMGQLRQNFRPEFLNRVDDTVLFQPLQREQLAQIIDLQVAELQQRLADRRITIQLDAAAKQLVCDRAYDPHYGARPLKRFLQHELETRIGRAIIAGEVLEDSTIAVGVEQGELALHIS is encoded by the coding sequence ATGCAACGAGATCAAGTGACCCGTAACAGCCAGCAAGCCCTGCAGGCGGCGCGACAATTGGCCCTGGATCGTGGCCACGCTGAAATTGATGCCGAACATCTGTTTGTGGCGCTGTTGCAACAGCCTGATGGACTGGTGCCGAATCTGTTGGAAAAGCTGGCGGTCAAACCGCACGACATCCAACAGCAGTTGGAGCTGATCCTCAAAAAACGTCCTCAGGTCAGTGGCCCGGGGCACGACAATATCTATTTATCATCCCGGTTGGATAAGCTCATTACTGCGGCTCAGCGCGAAGCTGAAGCTCTTAAAGACGACTACATCAGTGTTGAGCACTTGCTGCTTGGCTTGTTCAGTGACGATAAAAAAACGGATCTGGGTCAGTTGTGTGCCCGTTATCAATTGACCAAAAAACGTTTGCTTGAGGTGCTGGCCGATGTCCGTGGCCATCAGCGCGTCACCAGCGAAGATCCTGAATCCACCTATCAGGTGCTGGAAAAATATGGTCGTGACCTGGTGGCCGCAGTGCGAGACGGCAAGCTCGACCCGGTGATCGGTCGTGATGATGAAATCCGTCGGGTCATCCGTATCCTGTCGCGCAAAACCAAAAACAATCCGGTGCTGATCGGCGAACCCGGGGTTGGTAAAACCGCCATTGTCGAAGGGCTGGCTCAGCGCATCTTGCGCGGCGATGTGCCCGACGGGATGCGTGACAAGACGATCTTTGCCCTCGACATGGGCGCCTTGATCGCCGGAGCTAAATACCGTGGAGAGTTTGAGGAACGTCTCAAGGCGGTGCTCAACGAGATACGCAGCAGTGATGGTCGTATCCTGCTGTTTATTGATGAGCTGCATACTATTGTTGGTGCCGGGAAGACGGAAGGTGCCATGGACGCCGGCAACATGCTGAAACCGATGCTGGCGCGCGGTGAGCTACACTGCATAGGCGCCACGACCCTCGATGAGTATCGTCGCCATATCGAAAAAGATGCCGCCTTAGAGCGCCGATTTCAACCGGTGATGGTTGATCAGCCCACCGTGGAGGACAGCATCAGTATTCTGCGGGGACTCAAGGAGCGTTTTGAAGTGCATCACGGTGTCAAGATTCAGGACCAAGCGCTGGTTGCGGCAGCGACTCTCAGCCAGCGCTATATCAGCGAACGGTTTCTGCCTGACAAGGCCATTGACCTGGTCGATGAAGCCTGCGCCATGGTTCGTACCGAGATCGATTCCATGCCGGCGGCCATGGATACGGCGGCACGCCGTGTCATGCAGTTGGAGATTGAGGAAGCTGCCCTGGTCAAAGAGAAAGATGCCGCCAGCCAGGAGCGCCTCAAGGCATTACAGGAGGAACTGGCGGAGCAGAAGCATATTGTCGATTCATTCCGAGCTCAATGGGATGTGGAAAAAGCCGGTCTGCAAAAGATCCAGCAATTGCGCGAACAGATTGAACAGGCCAACCTGCAGTTGGCTGCGGCAGAGCGCGATTATGACTTGAATACTGCGGCGGAGATCCGCCATGGCCGCTTGCCGCAACTGGAGCAGCAACTGGTGGATTTGGAGAAAGATGCCAGTGAACGCCCCGAAGGGCAGCGGTTGTTGCACGAAAGTGTCGGTGCCGACGAAATCGCCGGTATTGTCGCTCGCTGGACCGGTATCCCCATGGAGCGGATGCTCGAAGGTGAACGTGAAAAACTTCTCAAGCTGGATGAGCATCTGCATGAACGGGTGATCGGTCAGGACGAAGCGGTACAGTTGGTCAGCGATGCGGTGGTTCGTGCCCGCGCCGGCATCAAAGATCCGAAACGGCCCATGGGGTCGTTTATTTTCCTCGGCCCCACCGGAGTCGGTAAAACCGAACTGGCCCGCGCTCTGGCTGCGGCGTTGTTTGATAGCGAGGAGCACATCGTGCGTATCGATATGTCGGAATACATGGAGAAACACAGCATCAGCCGACTGGTCGGTGCGCCTCCCGGCTATGTCGGCTACGACGAAGGCGGCCAGTTAACCGAAGCCGTGCGGCGTCGTCCCTACTCCGTAGTGTTGTTTGACGAGATTGAAAAGGCCCATCCGGATATCTTCAACGTACTGTTGCAGATTATGGACGACGGCCGGGTCACCGATTCCCATGGTCGCACGGTGGACTTCAAGAACACGGTGATCATCATGACCTCGAACATTGGTTCTGAATATTTGTTGCAGGATGAAGGAGGCGATGAGGTCAGTGAAACGACCCGACAGGCGGTCATGGGCCAGTTGCGCCAAAACTTCCGTCCCGAGTTCCTCAACCGTGTCGATGATACAGTGTTGTTCCAGCCGTTACAGCGTGAGCAACTGGCGCAGATTATTGATCTGCAGGTGGCGGAACTGCAGCAACGTCTTGCCGATCGTCGCATCACCATTCAATTGGATGCGGCGGCCAAACAACTGGTGTGTGATCGAGCCTACGATCCCCATTACGGGGCACGGCCGCTCAAACGTTTTCTGCAGCATGAGCTGGAAACGAGGATTGGGCGGGCGATCATTGCCGGTGAGGTGTTGGAAGACAGTACCATTGCCGTTGGTGTGGAGCAGGGCGAGTTGGCGCTGCACATCTCTTGA
- a CDS encoding sigma-54 dependent transcriptional regulator: MMDMHDVTHLPMVTPDLVLHGALGGPWTIARVSPQLSALLGHPICPGTMVERALSGVRPQLIPLVEEVLSSRQPLQNIPLEFPEGHRFIAALADGGLSQDYRTHSVELYLQPVSAGGDDDEAFHDLVGRSVAMQEVFRKIRLYAASDAAVVITGETGTGKELVARAIHDESERRQGPYIALNCSAISEDLLESELFGHEKGAFTGAIRSHRGRFERANGGSLFLDEIGDMPLHTQTRLLRVLEERQVEPVGSERVLPIDVRIICATNVGLEKAVGQNRFRSDLYHRISVLRIHLPPLRERRDDIPLLVKRFLRRFSDSYGRRVERLTPEAMELLQSYLWPGNIRELRNVMERVFVENHAPVIGARAFSEWVHERQSFVQDRWDESPPREEPALITPYDPVPRPAPTVSKPAEELTEQAIRSAYEDCDGNISAAARKLGVHRATLYRYLKKLKLDRDDLG, encoded by the coding sequence ATGATGGATATGCACGACGTCACCCATTTGCCAATGGTTACACCGGATCTGGTGCTCCATGGAGCGCTGGGAGGCCCCTGGACGATTGCCCGGGTCAGCCCACAGCTTAGCGCTTTGTTGGGGCATCCGATTTGCCCGGGTACCATGGTTGAGCGGGCACTGTCCGGCGTGCGACCTCAATTGATTCCTCTGGTTGAGGAGGTCCTCTCTTCCCGTCAACCCCTGCAGAATATTCCTCTTGAATTTCCCGAAGGGCACCGTTTTATCGCCGCGCTTGCCGATGGCGGCCTGAGTCAGGACTATCGTACGCACAGCGTCGAGCTATATCTGCAACCGGTTAGCGCTGGTGGTGATGACGATGAGGCCTTTCATGACTTGGTTGGGCGCAGCGTTGCCATGCAGGAGGTGTTTCGTAAAATTCGCCTCTACGCGGCCTCGGATGCTGCAGTCGTGATTACCGGCGAAACCGGCACAGGTAAGGAACTGGTGGCCCGGGCCATTCATGACGAGAGCGAACGCCGTCAAGGTCCGTATATCGCACTGAACTGTAGTGCCATCAGTGAGGATCTGTTGGAGTCCGAGTTATTCGGCCATGAAAAAGGGGCGTTTACCGGGGCGATTCGCAGCCATCGCGGGCGTTTTGAGCGGGCCAATGGCGGCAGTCTGTTTCTCGATGAAATTGGGGATATGCCGTTGCATACCCAGACCCGGTTGTTGCGGGTGCTCGAAGAACGGCAAGTGGAGCCAGTTGGCTCGGAACGGGTTTTACCCATTGATGTGCGGATTATCTGTGCCACCAACGTCGGGCTGGAAAAGGCTGTCGGCCAGAACCGTTTTCGCAGTGATCTGTACCATCGCATCAGTGTGTTGCGCATTCATCTGCCGCCGTTGCGCGAGCGGCGCGACGATATTCCGCTGCTCGTCAAACGGTTTCTGCGTCGTTTCAGTGACAGCTATGGACGGCGTGTTGAGCGCTTGACCCCGGAAGCGATGGAGTTGCTGCAATCCTATCTGTGGCCGGGCAATATTCGCGAATTGCGCAATGTGATGGAGCGGGTGTTTGTCGAGAATCATGCCCCGGTTATCGGCGCGCGGGCCTTCAGTGAATGGGTGCATGAGCGGCAGAGTTTTGTTCAAGATCGTTGGGATGAGTCTCCACCCCGCGAAGAACCGGCTTTGATCACGCCCTATGATCCAGTACCCCGCCCCGCTCCGACGGTGTCAAAGCCCGCGGAAGAACTGACGGAACAGGCCATACGCAGCGCCTATGAGGACTGTGACGGCAATATCAGTGCGGCAGCCAGGAAGCTGGGGGTCCATCGTGCAACGCTCTATCGTTATCTGAAAAAGCTCAAACTGGATCGGGACGATCTGGGATAA
- a CDS encoding EAL domain-containing protein produces the protein MDGGDLQLDNNTLHQQLEHLKQEQKRLLQLEQDVIGYVRAKIDQLLKIMGTLPLRQEELDDATLLALDPIGIIAESFSQVLDHLKETNNDLVVARDELKAIFNATGAAILVLNDELQLHSCNPMAVARFAVDTERALGCHLEQAIPDCRSLLSENFLSELVNCRQGKLVVEIAFHDAWYSLVATPVRNSNGQVSFYVLIFSDITERKKTENSLVEAETRLTEILNTMMAGILIIDPETHRIVDVNHMAAQLIGDSPDQIIGAICHRYICPSSSGQCPLTDLKQVIDNSDRILINNRGKKIPILKTATIIELNGKPFILESFIDIQARKLAEQALRESEQRYRSLYTAMREGVAIGELVYDDHGVACDYILQDVNRAFTEMLEVSSENLVGQRASEFYGGAPPYIHILDEVVKYGMPKEYELPLAKLEKVFHVSVSRPEKDRFACIINDVTASKKAQQEIERLAYYDTLTGLPNRALIKDRLQQAIAQAQRSRTLVGVLALDLDHFKKINDSLGIGCGDQMLRLVSQRLKEHLRQGDSVARMGGDEFVILITGVKSQNDIVTAAGKVLDLLAEPVTIDGHDLVSTGSLGISVYPTDADEVDLLLKHADTAMYQAKETGRNLYQFYSPDMNERAFERLFLDSDLHRALARNELELYFQPQIDLEEGHVVGAEALLRWNHATKGQISPVVFIPVAEESDLILDIGGWVIAEACRHARQWYDQGYTDLRVAVNLSARQFRSDLPDIVDRVLKETGLPSHLLELELTESLLMERPELARTILNKLRTLGNHLSIDDFGTGYSSLSYLKHFPIDRLKIDRSFVKDLNVDPDDAIIVEAIIALAHGLRLNVVAEGVETTDQLEFMRQRGCDEIQGYVVARPMPADDFTRYLQQNRRKTGS, from the coding sequence ATGGATGGCGGGGATCTGCAGTTGGACAACAACACGCTTCATCAACAGCTTGAACATTTAAAGCAGGAACAGAAGCGTCTGTTGCAACTGGAGCAGGACGTGATTGGTTACGTTCGCGCTAAGATCGATCAGTTGCTTAAAATCATGGGCACGCTGCCGTTACGTCAGGAAGAGCTGGACGATGCCACCCTGCTTGCTCTTGACCCCATCGGTATTATTGCTGAAAGCTTTTCTCAGGTTCTCGATCATCTCAAAGAAACCAATAATGATCTTGTTGTGGCGCGCGACGAACTCAAGGCAATTTTTAACGCCACCGGCGCTGCAATTCTCGTTCTCAACGATGAGTTGCAACTGCATTCCTGCAACCCGATGGCCGTCGCACGGTTTGCTGTTGACACTGAAAGGGCACTGGGCTGTCATCTTGAGCAGGCGATTCCCGATTGTCGTAGCCTGCTGAGTGAAAACTTCCTTAGCGAGTTGGTGAACTGTCGCCAGGGAAAACTGGTTGTTGAGATCGCTTTTCATGATGCTTGGTATTCACTGGTGGCCACACCGGTACGCAACAGCAACGGCCAGGTTTCGTTTTATGTGTTGATCTTCAGCGATATTACCGAGCGCAAGAAAACTGAGAATTCCCTGGTTGAGGCGGAGACCCGCCTGACGGAAATTCTCAACACCATGATGGCCGGGATTCTGATTATCGATCCGGAAACGCATCGCATTGTCGATGTCAATCACATGGCGGCACAGTTGATTGGTGATTCCCCTGACCAGATCATTGGTGCAATCTGCCATCGTTATATCTGTCCCTCCTCGTCGGGACAGTGCCCGCTGACGGACCTGAAACAGGTGATCGACAACTCTGACCGAATTCTGATCAATAATCGCGGGAAAAAGATTCCCATTCTGAAAACTGCAACGATTATCGAGCTCAACGGCAAGCCGTTTATCCTTGAGAGTTTTATTGATATTCAGGCACGTAAACTGGCGGAGCAGGCCCTGCGTGAAAGCGAGCAGCGCTATCGTTCATTGTACACGGCCATGCGAGAGGGTGTTGCCATTGGTGAGCTGGTTTACGATGATCACGGTGTGGCCTGTGATTATATTCTGCAAGATGTCAACCGGGCGTTTACCGAGATGCTGGAGGTGTCCAGCGAGAATCTGGTCGGTCAACGTGCTTCTGAGTTCTATGGCGGCGCACCGCCCTATATTCACATCCTCGACGAAGTAGTCAAATATGGGATGCCCAAAGAGTATGAACTGCCGCTGGCGAAACTCGAAAAGGTGTTTCATGTTTCCGTATCGCGCCCAGAGAAGGATCGCTTTGCCTGTATCATCAACGATGTCACGGCCAGCAAAAAAGCCCAACAGGAGATTGAACGCCTAGCTTATTACGACACGTTGACCGGTCTGCCCAACCGCGCTCTGATCAAGGACCGCCTGCAGCAGGCCATTGCTCAAGCACAACGTTCTCGGACACTGGTCGGTGTTCTGGCCCTGGACCTGGACCACTTTAAAAAGATCAACGACTCGTTGGGCATAGGTTGTGGCGATCAGATGCTAAGGTTGGTCTCGCAGCGCCTCAAAGAGCATTTGCGTCAGGGCGACAGTGTGGCGCGGATGGGCGGCGATGAATTTGTTATCCTGATTACCGGGGTTAAGTCACAAAACGATATTGTCACAGCTGCTGGGAAGGTTCTCGATCTGCTTGCCGAGCCGGTGACGATCGATGGCCACGATCTGGTCAGCACCGGCAGTTTAGGGATTTCCGTGTATCCTACTGACGCCGATGAGGTGGATCTGCTGCTCAAACATGCGGATACCGCCATGTATCAGGCCAAGGAGACCGGGCGCAATCTCTATCAATTTTACTCACCGGATATGAATGAGCGGGCCTTTGAGCGCCTGTTCCTCGACTCCGATCTGCATCGTGCCCTGGCCCGTAACGAGCTGGAACTTTATTTCCAGCCGCAAATTGATTTGGAAGAAGGTCATGTGGTCGGTGCTGAAGCGTTGTTGCGCTGGAACCATGCCACGAAAGGGCAGATCTCCCCGGTGGTGTTTATCCCGGTGGCCGAAGAGTCGGATCTGATTTTGGATATCGGTGGATGGGTTATCGCCGAAGCCTGCCGCCACGCACGACAATGGTATGATCAGGGCTATACCGACTTGCGCGTTGCCGTCAACCTGTCGGCACGGCAATTTCGCAGTGATTTGCCGGATATTGTCGACAGGGTTCTAAAGGAGACCGGTCTGCCGTCTCATTTGCTTGAGTTGGAGCTGACGGAAAGCCTGCTGATGGAGCGACCGGAGCTGGCACGCACGATCCTCAACAAGTTGCGTACTCTGGGCAATCATCTGTCCATTGATGATTTTGGTACCGGCTACTCATCGCTGAGCTACCTGAAGCATTTCCCTATTGACCGGCTGAAAATTGATCGCAGCTTTGTCAAAGATCTCAATGTGGATCCTGATGATGCGATTATTGTTGAGGCGATTATCGCTTTGGCCCATGGCTTGCGTCTCAATGTGGTTGCCGAAGGAGTCGAAACCACAGATCAACTTGAGTTTATGCGCCAACGCGGCTGCGATGAGATCCAGGGCTACGTGGTGGCGCGGCCGATGCCGGCGGATGACTTTACCCGCTATCTGCAGCAGAACAGGCGAAAAACCGGATCATGA
- a CDS encoding sulfurtransferase TusA family protein, which translates to MMKTIEFDICGQICPSALLTALKEINRHREQLKQGRCELVILTDARDATRTIPSAVENMGYQVDISKKGGCYLIRIFTR; encoded by the coding sequence ATGATGAAGACGATAGAATTTGATATTTGTGGACAGATTTGTCCTTCGGCATTGTTGACGGCACTCAAAGAGATCAACCGGCATCGAGAGCAACTCAAGCAGGGGCGCTGCGAATTAGTGATCCTCACCGATGCGCGTGACGCGACGAGAACCATTCCCTCGGCCGTAGAGAACATGGGCTATCAGGTCGATATCAGCAAAAAAGGTGGATGTTACTTGATCCGTATTTTTACAAGGTAA